A stretch of the Bacillus anthracis str. Vollum genome encodes the following:
- a CDS encoding response regulator transcription factor: protein MKVYNILIVEDDLIIGDLLQKILQREKYNVYWEKEGRKVLDIIHEIDLVVMDVMLPGEDGYQITKKIKNLGLNIPIIFLSARNDMDSKLKGLTIGEEYMIKPFDPRELLLRIQKMLGNQYGTFTQINHVFIDAEYKRVFINDLRNEVAFTTIERKIFFYLYENRDRILSKEHFYDYLWQLEDRNQNIMNVHIRKIRTKIDDKTGDIIQNIYGEGYRLNTYMKK, encoded by the coding sequence ATGAAAGTATATAACATATTAATTGTTGAAGACGATTTAATTATAGGAGATTTATTACAAAAAATTTTACAGCGTGAGAAGTATAATGTGTATTGGGAGAAAGAGGGAAGGAAAGTTCTTGATATAATTCATGAAATAGATTTAGTCGTAATGGATGTTATGTTACCAGGCGAAGATGGTTATCAAATTACAAAGAAAATAAAAAATCTAGGATTAAATATTCCAATTATATTTCTATCAGCAAGGAATGATATGGATAGTAAACTAAAAGGTTTAACTATTGGAGAAGAATACATGATAAAACCTTTTGACCCTAGAGAGTTGTTGTTAAGGATTCAGAAAATGTTAGGTAATCAATATGGTACGTTCACACAAATTAACCATGTATTTATAGATGCAGAATATAAAAGAGTTTTTATTAATGATTTGCGTAATGAAGTTGCTTTTACAACAATTGAACGTAAAATATTCTTCTATTTATATGAAAATAGAGATAGAATTTTATCGAAAGAACACTTCTATGATTACCTATGGCAACTCGAAGATAGAAATCAAAATATCATGAACGTACATATAAGGAAAATCAGAACCAAAATTGATGATAAAACAGGTGATATTATTCAGAACATATATGGAGAAGGGTATAGATTAAATACCTATATGAAGAAATGA
- a CDS encoding DUF2785 domain-containing protein: MNEVLELKEELLQIKNNNYAVPEDVDAYPYAQWMLDYIGSPDAELRDDLIYSTLHTWITNDVFRQKELRGLMLQAISPDYLFYKIGEKGTDSVFKRAFSVLIPPLILSVHEREPLLSEEQLYSVAEQVLEYVYLEEDVRGYVEGKGWAHSTAHAADALDALARTIQNREFSYAILAAVRQKVRLNDYVYIHFEDERLVTPIMSLRNQNLLTEEEWSNWLHSIAIVEDISHPQHDILVQNIRAFLRSLYFRVLETEGSTAFTDDILETLRGLRRY; the protein is encoded by the coding sequence ATGAATGAAGTACTAGAACTAAAAGAAGAACTACTACAAATTAAAAATAATAATTATGCTGTACCAGAAGACGTAGATGCATATCCATATGCGCAGTGGATGCTAGATTATATCGGATCACCTGATGCTGAATTACGTGATGATTTAATTTATAGTACGCTTCACACATGGATTACAAATGATGTGTTTAGACAAAAAGAATTACGAGGATTAATGCTACAAGCAATTAGTCCTGATTATTTATTTTATAAAATTGGTGAAAAGGGAACAGACTCTGTTTTTAAACGTGCGTTCTCTGTTTTAATTCCACCACTTATTTTATCTGTTCATGAAAGAGAACCGTTGTTATCAGAAGAACAACTGTACAGTGTGGCAGAACAAGTGCTGGAATATGTATATTTAGAAGAAGATGTAAGAGGTTATGTAGAAGGAAAAGGATGGGCACACTCTACTGCACATGCAGCGGATGCGCTCGATGCGTTAGCTCGTACAATACAAAATCGTGAGTTTTCATATGCGATTCTTGCAGCTGTTCGTCAGAAAGTTCGACTAAATGACTATGTTTACATACACTTTGAGGATGAGAGATTAGTAACGCCAATTATGTCGTTACGTAATCAAAATCTTTTAACAGAAGAAGAGTGGAGCAACTGGTTACATAGTATAGCAATCGTTGAAGATATCTCGCATCCTCAGCATGATATTTTGGTGCAAAATATTAGAGCTTTCTTAAGAAGTTTATATTTTAGAGTTTTAGAGACAGAGGGTAGCACAGCCTTTACAGATGATATATTGGAGACTTTGAGGGGTTTGCGTAGGTATTAA
- a CDS encoding sulfite exporter TauE/SafE family protein, which translates to MYYNETNFNIADWKNQRHFSHTGKVPFSFTITGGFFMQKLIVFAIIGFSAQLIDGALGMAYGVTSTSLLLMFGIAPAVASASVHLAEVVTTAASGASHLKFGNVDKYTVSRLTLPGAIGAFVGACFLSNLPGDVIKPYISLFLFTLGVYILLRFIIQKQIVTSNKRMSAKQLVPLGLFAGFVDSTGGGGWGPITTPVLLARGNEARKVIGSVDTSEFPVALAATIGFFISLGWEQVSWFWVFALMLGGIVAAPIAAWLVRIVPSHLLGVLVGGLIIFTNIRTLLTTFKVDPTIISLSYVAVGLVVIISIFIAVRNHSNRSNASTAQYPNDQKQMLP; encoded by the coding sequence ATGTATTATAATGAAACAAATTTCAATATTGCTGATTGGAAAAACCAAAGGCACTTTTCTCACACGGGAAAAGTGCCTTTTTCATTTACTATTACAGGGGGATTTTTTATGCAGAAATTAATTGTCTTTGCTATTATTGGATTTTCCGCTCAATTAATCGATGGAGCACTTGGAATGGCGTACGGGGTAACATCTACCTCACTTTTACTAATGTTTGGTATCGCACCGGCTGTAGCTTCCGCTTCTGTTCATTTAGCTGAAGTTGTTACAACCGCCGCTTCTGGTGCATCTCACCTCAAATTTGGAAACGTTGATAAATATACCGTTTCCAGGCTTACATTACCAGGAGCAATTGGTGCATTTGTTGGGGCATGTTTTTTAAGTAATTTACCTGGCGATGTCATTAAACCGTACATTTCCTTATTTTTATTTACTTTAGGAGTTTATATTTTATTACGATTTATTATTCAAAAACAAATTGTTACTTCAAATAAACGTATGTCAGCTAAACAACTTGTGCCGCTTGGCTTATTCGCTGGATTCGTTGATTCAACTGGTGGCGGTGGTTGGGGACCGATTACGACACCTGTTCTTCTAGCAAGAGGAAATGAAGCGAGAAAAGTTATTGGATCTGTAGATACGAGTGAATTTCCTGTTGCATTAGCTGCAACAATTGGCTTCTTCATCTCGCTTGGCTGGGAACAAGTAAGCTGGTTTTGGGTATTTGCGTTAATGCTTGGTGGTATTGTCGCAGCTCCAATTGCTGCATGGCTAGTACGCATCGTACCATCTCATTTACTTGGCGTATTAGTTGGTGGTCTTATTATCTTTACAAATATACGTACACTACTTACTACTTTTAAAGTAGATCCAACTATTATCTCACTTTCTTACGTGGCAGTTGGTCTTGTCGTTATTATTTCTATTTTCATTGCTGTTCGTAATCATTCCAATCGTTCTAACGCATCAACAGCCCAATATCCGAATGATCAAAAACAGATGCTACCTTAA
- a CDS encoding alpha/beta fold hydrolase: MCISIIFFGTGAVFIYHNCQLKMESKLMNNKGELVNFDNKKVNVYNEGSGEDTFVFMAGSGIAAPVYELKGLYSKFSKENKISVIERAGYGYSDVFQDDRDIDTILEQTREALIRSGNKPPYILVPHSLSGIEAIYWAQKYPSEVKGIIALDIGLPKQYVTNKIGMVNSLKIKGMNILTKIGFQRLAPSITYNPEVILQSFLNEQEKDVYKALTYKRAFNDDMKQELLQSYNNGKKSNSLSIPKETPMLFIDAIARQYKDSKYTRQKNKDYKEFASKLLIADVKIIEGTHSIYLYAPDEIYKIAMDFIKNKVVKN, encoded by the coding sequence ATGTGTATTAGTATTATTTTTTTTGGTACAGGTGCTGTATTTATATATCATAACTGTCAATTAAAAATGGAATCGAAATTAATGAACAATAAAGGTGAACTTGTTAATTTCGATAATAAAAAAGTGAATGTTTATAATGAGGGGAGCGGGGAAGATACGTTTGTATTTATGGCCGGATCTGGAATTGCCGCTCCTGTTTATGAGTTGAAAGGCTTATACAGTAAATTTTCGAAAGAAAACAAGATTTCTGTAATTGAGAGAGCAGGTTATGGATACAGTGATGTTTTTCAAGATGATAGAGATATTGATACGATACTAGAACAAACAAGAGAAGCGCTTATTCGAAGCGGGAATAAACCACCATACATCTTAGTACCACACTCTCTATCGGGTATTGAGGCCATTTATTGGGCACAAAAATATCCAAGTGAAGTAAAAGGGATTATTGCGTTAGATATTGGTTTACCTAAACAGTACGTGACTAATAAAATAGGTATGGTTAATTCATTAAAAATAAAAGGGATGAATATTTTAACGAAAATTGGTTTTCAGAGATTAGCTCCCTCTATTACTTATAATCCCGAAGTCATTCTTCAATCCTTTTTAAACGAACAGGAAAAAGATGTTTATAAAGCGCTTACGTATAAGCGGGCTTTTAATGATGATATGAAGCAAGAACTTTTACAAAGCTACAATAACGGTAAAAAATCAAATTCTTTATCGATCCCAAAAGAAACACCTATGTTATTTATAGATGCAATTGCTAGGCAATATAAAGATTCGAAGTATACAAGGCAAAAAAACAAAGATTATAAGGAGTTTGCTAGCAAGTTATTAATAGCTGATGTAAAAATAATTGAAGGTACACATAGTATTTATTTATATGCTCCTGATGAAATATACAAAATTGCTATGGATTTTATTAAGAATAAAGTAGTGAAGAACTAA
- a CDS encoding metallophosphoesterase family protein — translation MDKIAVISDIHGNIPALESVLQDIKLRGIERIICLGDLVGKGPHSSEAIEIIRKECEVVVMGNWDDFITKPTEFEALKWHQKQLSEEQNDYLRSLPFSIEFFMSGKLIRMFHASPRSLYERIQPHASREERISMFENSDLTENIEGERKPDVVCYGDVHQAFVQNFRGKTLCNAGSVGNPLEITQASYLIFEGTYNEKEAASFSIQLVRVPYDIELAIRLAEELDMPEIEEYKQELRTALYRGFKGK, via the coding sequence ATGGACAAAATTGCGGTAATTTCAGATATACATGGTAATATTCCAGCTTTAGAATCTGTACTGCAAGATATTAAATTAAGAGGAATCGAACGCATAATTTGCCTTGGAGATTTAGTCGGAAAAGGCCCTCATTCTAGTGAAGCAATTGAAATCATTCGTAAAGAATGTGAAGTAGTCGTAATGGGAAACTGGGATGATTTTATAACAAAACCGACTGAATTTGAAGCGTTAAAATGGCATCAAAAACAATTATCGGAAGAACAAAATGACTATTTAAGAAGCTTACCATTTTCGATCGAATTTTTTATGAGCGGAAAACTCATTCGCATGTTCCACGCCTCACCTAGAAGTTTATATGAAAGAATTCAACCACACGCTTCAAGAGAAGAACGTATTAGTATGTTCGAAAATAGTGATCTCACAGAGAATATAGAAGGAGAAAGAAAACCAGATGTCGTTTGCTACGGTGATGTTCACCAAGCATTCGTTCAAAATTTCAGAGGCAAAACGTTATGTAACGCTGGTAGCGTAGGAAATCCGCTTGAAATTACACAAGCTTCTTATTTAATATTCGAAGGAACTTACAATGAAAAAGAAGCAGCAAGCTTTTCCATCCAACTCGTACGTGTACCGTACGATATTGAATTAGCTATCAGGCTGGCAGAAGAGCTCGATATGCCAGAAATTGAAGAATACAAACAAGAGTTACGGACTGCTTTATATCGAGGGTTTAAGGGAAAGTAA
- a CDS encoding uridine kinase: MSRKQSIKEIANHILTLNVTHPTRVGVSGITASGKTTFANEVAEEIKKRGLPVTRASIDDFHNPKVIRYTQGKESARGYYEDAHDYTAFKERLLKPLGPNGNLQYETISHNLKTDIPVHNEPLMAQPNMVLIVDGTFLLKKDVAHLFDYKIFVDTDFEIARKRGAKRETEAFGSYEEAEKMFLSRYHAACKMYIDEHNPKECADVVFRNSDLANPELIFQERM; encoded by the coding sequence ATGAGCCGAAAACAAAGTATAAAAGAAATTGCTAATCATATTTTAACGTTAAATGTAACGCATCCAACAAGAGTTGGAGTAAGCGGTATTACAGCATCAGGAAAAACAACATTTGCAAACGAAGTAGCGGAAGAAATAAAAAAACGAGGGTTACCAGTAACGCGCGCTAGCATTGACGATTTTCATAACCCAAAAGTGATTCGTTATACACAAGGTAAAGAATCTGCAAGAGGGTATTATGAAGATGCACACGATTATACAGCATTCAAAGAAAGACTATTAAAACCTTTAGGACCTAATGGGAATTTACAGTATGAAACGATCTCTCATAATTTAAAAACGGATATTCCTGTACATAATGAGCCGTTAATGGCTCAACCCAATATGGTGCTAATAGTAGATGGAACGTTTCTATTGAAAAAAGACGTTGCGCATTTATTTGATTACAAAATTTTTGTAGATACAGATTTTGAGATTGCGAGAAAACGTGGTGCTAAGCGGGAAACTGAAGCTTTTGGAAGTTATGAAGAAGCAGAGAAGATGTTTTTGAGCAGGTATCATGCGGCCTGTAAGATGTATATAGATGAGCATAATCCGAAAGAGTGTGCGGATGTTGTATTTCGGAATAGTGATTTAGCAAATCCAGAACTTATATTTCAAGAGCGAATGTAA
- a CDS encoding sensor histidine kinase: MNLKKKYQLLLFSAIISVPLLLLSISIFVSVIYNAVFKTKNKNIPFHESYAYPTMLIIFLLSLLVLAFVFSRSINTVLNKINILNQTIRDLASDKKIPNIIDVKSDDEMGELIKSVNLLIERTTYRELELQQQEQIKKELLNKLRHDINTPLTAVRLQLYYLEGEYKGQAPVLESLYEQIQYISDLTNEFNMQSTETLENTYIVHDEVNIHNLIETMIKKWSYLYSIHKIELVYNPQDKELIWNSNELWIQRLFDNIFQNVLKHSKAKKLKIIIDEDIVYFRDNGIGFDINSKGTGLGLKNIEDISKMFDIKYTLQSNSEGTMFSFENTQKNI; encoded by the coding sequence ATGAACTTAAAGAAAAAATATCAGTTACTATTATTCTCCGCTATTATTAGCGTACCACTGTTATTGTTGTCGATTAGTATCTTTGTATCAGTTATTTATAATGCTGTCTTTAAAACTAAAAATAAGAACATCCCTTTTCACGAATCCTATGCATATCCTACTATGTTAATCATATTTTTGTTATCATTATTAGTATTAGCTTTTGTATTTTCAAGGTCGATTAACACCGTATTAAATAAAATTAATATATTAAATCAAACAATTCGAGATTTAGCGAGTGATAAAAAAATCCCTAATATAATAGATGTTAAAAGCGATGATGAAATGGGAGAACTGATTAAATCAGTAAACTTGCTTATAGAAAGAACAACTTATCGAGAATTGGAACTACAACAACAGGAACAAATAAAAAAGGAACTATTAAATAAATTACGGCATGATATTAATACACCCTTAACAGCGGTTAGATTACAATTATATTATTTAGAAGGTGAGTACAAGGGACAAGCACCAGTACTTGAATCACTGTATGAGCAGATACAATATATAAGTGATTTAACTAACGAATTTAATATGCAATCTACCGAAACCTTAGAGAATACTTATATTGTGCATGATGAAGTGAATATACATAATTTAATAGAAACTATGATTAAAAAATGGAGCTATTTGTATAGCATTCATAAAATTGAATTAGTATATAATCCACAAGATAAAGAGTTGATATGGAATAGTAATGAGTTATGGATTCAAAGGCTATTTGATAATATTTTTCAAAACGTCCTTAAACATTCAAAAGCTAAAAAACTAAAAATCATTATAGATGAAGATATTGTTTATTTTAGAGATAATGGGATTGGGTTCGATATAAATAGTAAAGGAACAGGACTTGGTTTGAAAAATATTGAAGA
- a CDS encoding VOC family protein, whose protein sequence is MLRFDHLVHAVHGTPEEAAKQMQELGFHTALGGEHTIWGTWNSLSYFDLSYIEFLAVQHEEKAKEAENPLVQETVVKLQGGEGMLQIAIRTDAIEELADKFSKYGLQTIGPFEGKRMRKDGRLLEWKMLFVKQEENGPKLPFFIQWNETDEERRKDLRNIGTITEHKNKVQQIETVHYAVKNVRETVQKWKEVMELTASSVVKNEEWNAECQSVSFGDIQVQFCEPIGKGLVLQYLKNHGEYPFAVEFKGENKREYEVLGSLYIY, encoded by the coding sequence ATGTTACGATTTGATCATCTCGTTCACGCAGTTCATGGCACACCGGAAGAAGCGGCAAAACAAATGCAGGAACTTGGATTTCATACCGCACTAGGCGGAGAGCATACTATTTGGGGTACTTGGAATAGTTTAAGTTATTTTGATTTATCATACATAGAATTTTTAGCAGTTCAACATGAAGAAAAAGCGAAAGAAGCAGAAAATCCGTTAGTACAAGAAACGGTAGTGAAATTACAAGGTGGCGAAGGGATGCTACAAATCGCAATTCGAACAGATGCCATTGAAGAGTTAGCAGATAAGTTTAGTAAATACGGTTTACAAACAATAGGACCATTTGAAGGGAAACGTATGAGAAAAGATGGCCGCCTTTTAGAATGGAAAATGTTATTTGTAAAGCAAGAAGAGAACGGGCCGAAATTACCTTTCTTTATACAGTGGAATGAAACAGATGAAGAAAGAAGAAAAGATTTACGTAACATTGGAACAATCACGGAACATAAAAACAAGGTACAACAAATTGAAACGGTTCATTACGCGGTGAAAAATGTTCGAGAAACGGTGCAGAAATGGAAAGAAGTAATGGAGTTAACTGCAAGCTCGGTTGTGAAAAATGAAGAATGGAATGCGGAGTGTCAAAGTGTATCGTTTGGTGACATTCAAGTACAGTTTTGTGAACCAATTGGGAAAGGGCTAGTACTACAATATTTGAAGAATCATGGCGAATATCCATTTGCAGTAGAATTTAAAGGGGAAAATAAACGAGAGTATGAAGTGTTAGGTAGTTTGTACATATATTGA
- a CDS encoding GNAT family N-acetyltransferase, which yields MKLETERLYIVPCTKESIHVANEQGYNSGPHIVGHVENVKQNKDVLPWGAWYVIRKEDDIVLGDIGFKGKPNEEHTVEVGYGFIEKYWNKGYATEAVQELIDWAFQTGEVETIIAETLLDNYGSIRVLEKLHMKRVDSTETMMNWKIEKNRSK from the coding sequence ATGAAATTAGAAACAGAAAGGCTCTATATAGTACCGTGTACAAAAGAGAGTATTCACGTTGCTAACGAGCAAGGATATAATAGTGGTCCACATATTGTAGGGCATGTAGAAAATGTAAAACAAAATAAGGATGTATTACCTTGGGGCGCGTGGTATGTCATTCGAAAAGAAGATGACATCGTTCTAGGTGATATAGGTTTTAAAGGGAAACCAAATGAGGAACATACAGTAGAAGTTGGTTACGGATTTATTGAGAAATACTGGAATAAAGGGTATGCGACAGAAGCTGTACAAGAACTAATAGATTGGGCTTTTCAGACAGGAGAGGTAGAAACGATTATTGCAGAGACGCTCCTTGATAATTATGGTTCGATTCGTGTGTTAGAGAAGTTACATATGAAAAGAGTAGATTCGACAGAAACAATGATGAATTGGAAAATAGAAAAAAACCGCTCGAAGTAA
- a CDS encoding aminoglycoside phosphotransferase family protein, whose protein sequence is MEEMLREIERKLEWPRIVKCTAISKGFSHEEKYKIKLENRVTYFVKVCDAVHFESKQEEYTYMKQLELLHIPTPKLIHFIKLEELNKCVQVFEWIQGVNGEEGLRKLSAEEQYHAGRKAGEVLKRIHSIEKESASNKWEASRWNKYERYIEALANYEVDFLDLKSVLTFVENHKDLLKNRPITFLHDDFHPANSMIHNKEFIVIDFGGYDFGDPIQDFYNVAIFTIRISKSFAVGQVHGYCGGEPSLHFWKLYSLYAAMTFPADIVWTNRSTPHLVDDMKERLNQILEDHNQFSSYIPKWYQSSEFNK, encoded by the coding sequence TTGGAAGAAATGCTTAGAGAGATAGAGAGAAAACTAGAATGGCCTCGTATTGTAAAGTGTACAGCTATTTCAAAAGGTTTTTCACATGAAGAGAAATATAAAATAAAATTAGAAAATAGAGTAACATATTTTGTAAAAGTATGTGATGCTGTTCATTTTGAAAGTAAACAAGAAGAATATACGTATATGAAACAATTAGAGTTATTACATATTCCAACGCCGAAGTTAATTCACTTCATAAAACTTGAGGAATTAAATAAATGTGTTCAAGTATTTGAATGGATCCAAGGTGTAAATGGTGAAGAAGGTTTAAGGAAGCTATCGGCGGAAGAACAGTATCATGCAGGAAGAAAAGCAGGAGAAGTATTAAAGAGGATTCACTCGATAGAAAAAGAAAGTGCAAGTAATAAATGGGAAGCATCTAGATGGAATAAATACGAAAGATACATAGAGGCATTAGCAAATTACGAAGTGGATTTTCTAGATTTGAAGTCAGTATTAACTTTTGTAGAAAATCATAAAGACTTATTAAAAAATCGTCCAATTACATTTTTACACGATGACTTCCATCCAGCAAATAGTATGATTCATAATAAGGAATTTATCGTTATCGATTTTGGTGGATATGATTTTGGCGATCCGATACAAGATTTTTATAACGTAGCAATTTTTACTATAAGAATAAGCAAATCATTTGCGGTTGGACAAGTTCACGGTTATTGCGGAGGCGAACCGTCACTTCATTTTTGGAAACTGTACTCATTATATGCAGCAATGACATTCCCAGCGGATATCGTTTGGACAAACCGAAGCACGCCACATTTAGTAGATGATATGAAGGAAAGATTGAACCAAATTTTAGAAGATCATAATCAATTTTCATCCTATATTCCAAAATGGTACCAATCAAGTGAATTTAATAAATAA